One region of Rana temporaria chromosome 11, aRanTem1.1, whole genome shotgun sequence genomic DNA includes:
- the SPTY2D1 gene encoding protein SPT2 homolog isoform X5: protein MKHDKKARAMASRTKDNFHGYNGIPIEEKPKKSKKDLEMDSDLNVRGENEEYLTEEEMYEYSQSESEQEEIEEPAPPPAKKLKPNNIKKPPPPALNFAELLKLAEKKQFEPVELKPVKKNEERLRTAEEIREIEFLQRKNQKAEKPIDKHSKSNGQVLKVHKSSSDKHSSSKERHSEDKKIKSSSLSKSVPPERVKSVSNEAFKRHSDGSHRSEKQISSSSSHSKSSKVSSNGNAKSSSGRDHADRQTSSSSSSSKRDVSINGKHQGSVRPGGSNVSSGKPTGNSSSSSVRPSSAPKPSGSTVSSTARPSGSSGSTRPSGSSGSTRPSGSSGSTRPSGSSGSTRPSGSSGSTGSSGSTRPSGSSGSTRPSGSSGSTRPSGSSGSIRPSGSSGSIRPSGSSGSTGSSGSTRPSGSSGSTRPTGGSISSSTQPPKSSSSSKPHSSSGSVRPSSSSGSVRPSSSSGSSSVKPTSSSGSVKHPLGSSGGSRPSSGGHSSSSSGPARPSSVSGSSRPASGPPSSSAKPKGVPSGKELARPKGGLPLSSRPPAISGPGRPINNSAAGPRSMPKCTVVAETISSKNFVPNTGNGPQNGMRPGSQNGMRPGSQNGMRPGSQNGMRPGSQNGMRPGSQNGMRPGSQNGMRPGPPPGQRPMARPPPGRGLPPITSSYKRRIEDDDDEEYDSEMEDFIDDGGECQDEISKHIREIFGYDRSKYRDESDYALKYMESSFREQQKEEARSLRLGIQEDLEDIKREEEELKRKEKLAKKMKKR from the exons ATGAAACATGACAAAAAAGCCAGGGCCATGGCATCAAGGACAAAAGACAACTTTCATGGGTATAACGGCATTCCAATAGAAGAGAAacccaaaaaaagcaaaaaggacCTTGAGATGGACAGCGATCTCAATGTACGGGGTGAAAACGAGGAGTACCTAACAGAGGAAGAAATGTACGAATATTCTCAAAGTGAGTCGGAGCAAgaagagattgaggagccagcGCCACCACCAGCAAAAAAACTGAAACCCAACAACATTAAGAAACCTCCGCCACCAGCCTTGAACTTTGCCGAATTGTTGAAACTTGCTGAGAAAAAACAGTTTGAGCCGGTGGAGCTGAaacctgtgaaaaaaaatgagGAAAGGCTAAGGACGGCGGAAGAAATACGAGAAATTGAGTTTTTGCAGCGGAAGAATCAAAAAGCCGAGAAGCCCATTGACAAACACTCAAAAAGCAACGGACAGGTGCTGAAAGTTCATAAAAGCTCTTCAGATAAACATTCCTCTTCTAAAGAACGTCATTCCGaggacaaaaaaatcaaaagctcATCTCTTTCCAAAAGTGTTCCCCCTGAGAGAGTCAAAAGTGTGTCTAATGAAGCGTTTAAAAGGCATTCGGATGGGAGCCACAGATCGGAAAAACAGATCTCCTCCTCCAGTTCTCACAGTAAAAGCTCTAAAGTTTCTTCCAATGGAAATGCCAAATCATCTTCTGGCAGGGATCATGCTGATAGGCAGACTtcatcctcttcatcctcctctaaACGAGATGTAAGCATCAATGGAAAACATCAGGGTAGCGTTCGACCAGGTGGGTCAAACGTAAGTTCTGGGAAACCAACAGGGAATTCTAGTTCTAGCTCTGTAAGGCCTTCTAGTGCACCCAAGCCTTCTGGAAGTACTGTTTCTAGCACTGCCAGGCCGTCTGGGTCTTCTGGCTCCACCAGGCCGTCTGGGTCTTCTGGCTCCACCAGGCCGTCTGGGTCTTCTGGCTCCACCAGGCCGTCTGGGTCTTCTGGCTCCACCAGGCCGTCTGGGTCTTCTGGCTCCACCGGGTCGTCTGGCTCCACCAGGCCGTCTGGGTCGTCTGGCTCCACCAGGCCGTCTGGGTCGTCTGGCTCCACCAGGCCGTCTGGGTCGTCTGGCTCCATCAGGCCGTCTGGGTCGTCTGGCTCCATCAGGCCGTCTGGGTCGTCTGGCTCCACCGGGTCTTCTGGCTCCACCAGGCCGTCTGGGTCTTCTGGCTCCACCAGGCCCACTGGAGGTTCAATTTCTTCATCAACCCAGCCACCGAAAAGTTCTAGCTCCTCCAAGCCTCACAGCAGCTCCGGTTCTGTTCGTCCTTCCAGTAGCTCAGGTTCTGTTCGTCCTTCCAGTAGCTCAGGTTCAAGTTCAGTCAAGCCCACCAGCAGTTCTGGGTCCGTTAAACATCCTCTTGGCAGCTCTGGTGGATCACGCCCTAGCAGCGGAGGGCATTCAAGCAGCAGTTCGGGACCTGCTCGTCCTTCCAGTGTTTCTGGATCTAGTAGACCAGCCAGTGGACCTCCCTCATCGAGCGCTAAACCTAAAGGTGTTCCTTCAGGAAAAGAACTGGCGCGCCCCAAGGGTGGCCTACCTTTGAGTTCTCGACCTCCTGCTATTTCTGGCCCTGGAAGGCCAATAAATAATTCGGCAGCAGGACCCCGGTCAATGCCTAAATGCACTGTGGTGGCTGAAACCATTTCATCCAAAAATTTTGTTCCTAATACTGGCAATGGACCCCAAAATGGAATGAGACCTGGATCCCAAAATGGCATGAGACCTGGATCCCAAAATGGCATGAGACCTGGATCCCAAAATGGCATGAGACCTGGATCCCAAAATGGCATGAGGCCTGGATCCCAAAATGGAATGAGGCCTGGATCCCAAAATGGAATGAGACCTGGACCGCCACCTGGGCAGAGACCTATGGCACGCCCACCACCAG GACGGGGACTGCCACCAATAACCAGTTCCTACAAGAGAAGAATCGAGGATGATGATGACGAGGAGTACGACTCAGAAATGGAAGACTTTATAGATGATGGAGGAGAATGCCAGGACGAGATTTCTAAGCACATTCGGGAAATATTCGGCTATGACAGGTCAAA ATACAGAGATGAGAGTGACTATGCGCTGAAATACATGGAGTCGTCTTTCCGGGAACAGCAGAAAGAGGAAGCCAGGAG CCTGCGGTTAGGAATCCAGGAAGATCTTGAGGATATAAAACGAGAAGAGGAGGAattaaagagaaaagaaaaacttGCAAAAAAGATGAAAAAGCGATAG
- the SPTY2D1 gene encoding protein SPT2 homolog isoform X1, which yields MDFYKVMKVAAAQSSGDGSTDAGCPSEVAVTSVQKRYSLAVGPPKKDPKVKGVQSAAVRAFLRRKEEEIIQKELEELRKKEDLLAKRKEMKHDKKARAMASRTKDNFHGYNGIPIEEKPKKSKKDLEMDSDLNVRGENEEYLTEEEMYEYSQSESEQEEIEEPAPPPAKKLKPNNIKKPPPPALNFAELLKLAEKKQFEPVELKPVKKNEERLRTAEEIREIEFLQRKNQKAEKPIDKHSKSNGQVLKVHKSSSDKHSSSKERHSEDKKIKSSSLSKSVPPERVKSVSNEAFKRHSDGSHRSEKQISSSSSHSKSSKVSSNGNAKSSSGRDHADRQTSSSSSSSKRDVSINGKHQGSVRPGGSNVSSGKPTGNSSSSSVRPSSAPKPSGSTVSSTARPSGSSGSTRPSGSSGSTRPSGSSGSTRPSGSSGSTRPSGSSGSTGSSGSTRPSGSSGSTRPSGSSGSTRPSGSSGSIRPSGSSGSIRPSGSSGSTGSSGSTRPSGSSGSTRPTGGSISSSTQPPKSSSSSKPHSSSGSVRPSSSSGSVRPSSSSGSSSVKPTSSSGSVKHPLGSSGGSRPSSGGHSSSSSGPARPSSVSGSSRPASGPPSSSAKPKGVPSGKELARPKGGLPLSSRPPAISGPGRPINNSAAGPRSMPKCTVVAETISSKNFVPNTGNGPQNGMRPGSQNGMRPGSQNGMRPGSQNGMRPGSQNGMRPGSQNGMRPGSQNGMRPGPPPGQRPMARPPPGRGLPPITSSYKRRIEDDDDEEYDSEMEDFIDDGGECQDEISKHIREIFGYDRSKYRDESDYALKYMESSFREQQKEEARSLRLGIQEDLEDIKREEEELKRKEKLAKKMKKR from the exons AAGCGGTACAGCTTGGCTGTGGGCCCCCCGAAGAAAGACCCAAAGGTGAAAGGGGTGCAGTCTGCAGCAGTGCGGGCTTTTCTGAGGCGGAAGGAAGAGGAGATAATCCAGAAAG aACTGGAAGAACTGAGAAAGAAAGAGGATCTTTTGGCTAAACGGAAAGAAATGAAACATGACAAAAAAGCCAGGGCCATGGCATCAAGGACAAAAGACAACTTTCATGGGTATAACGGCATTCCAATAGAAGAGAAacccaaaaaaagcaaaaaggacCTTGAGATGGACAGCGATCTCAATGTACGGGGTGAAAACGAGGAGTACCTAACAGAGGAAGAAATGTACGAATATTCTCAAAGTGAGTCGGAGCAAgaagagattgaggagccagcGCCACCACCAGCAAAAAAACTGAAACCCAACAACATTAAGAAACCTCCGCCACCAGCCTTGAACTTTGCCGAATTGTTGAAACTTGCTGAGAAAAAACAGTTTGAGCCGGTGGAGCTGAaacctgtgaaaaaaaatgagGAAAGGCTAAGGACGGCGGAAGAAATACGAGAAATTGAGTTTTTGCAGCGGAAGAATCAAAAAGCCGAGAAGCCCATTGACAAACACTCAAAAAGCAACGGACAGGTGCTGAAAGTTCATAAAAGCTCTTCAGATAAACATTCCTCTTCTAAAGAACGTCATTCCGaggacaaaaaaatcaaaagctcATCTCTTTCCAAAAGTGTTCCCCCTGAGAGAGTCAAAAGTGTGTCTAATGAAGCGTTTAAAAGGCATTCGGATGGGAGCCACAGATCGGAAAAACAGATCTCCTCCTCCAGTTCTCACAGTAAAAGCTCTAAAGTTTCTTCCAATGGAAATGCCAAATCATCTTCTGGCAGGGATCATGCTGATAGGCAGACTtcatcctcttcatcctcctctaaACGAGATGTAAGCATCAATGGAAAACATCAGGGTAGCGTTCGACCAGGTGGGTCAAACGTAAGTTCTGGGAAACCAACAGGGAATTCTAGTTCTAGCTCTGTAAGGCCTTCTAGTGCACCCAAGCCTTCTGGAAGTACTGTTTCTAGCACTGCCAGGCCGTCTGGGTCTTCTGGCTCCACCAGGCCGTCTGGGTCTTCTGGCTCCACCAGGCCGTCTGGGTCTTCTGGCTCCACCAGGCCGTCTGGGTCTTCTGGCTCCACCAGGCCGTCTGGGTCTTCTGGCTCCACCGGGTCGTCTGGCTCCACCAGGCCGTCTGGGTCGTCTGGCTCCACCAGGCCGTCTGGGTCGTCTGGCTCCACCAGGCCGTCTGGGTCGTCTGGCTCCATCAGGCCGTCTGGGTCGTCTGGCTCCATCAGGCCGTCTGGGTCGTCTGGCTCCACCGGGTCTTCTGGCTCCACCAGGCCGTCTGGGTCTTCTGGCTCCACCAGGCCCACTGGAGGTTCAATTTCTTCATCAACCCAGCCACCGAAAAGTTCTAGCTCCTCCAAGCCTCACAGCAGCTCCGGTTCTGTTCGTCCTTCCAGTAGCTCAGGTTCTGTTCGTCCTTCCAGTAGCTCAGGTTCAAGTTCAGTCAAGCCCACCAGCAGTTCTGGGTCCGTTAAACATCCTCTTGGCAGCTCTGGTGGATCACGCCCTAGCAGCGGAGGGCATTCAAGCAGCAGTTCGGGACCTGCTCGTCCTTCCAGTGTTTCTGGATCTAGTAGACCAGCCAGTGGACCTCCCTCATCGAGCGCTAAACCTAAAGGTGTTCCTTCAGGAAAAGAACTGGCGCGCCCCAAGGGTGGCCTACCTTTGAGTTCTCGACCTCCTGCTATTTCTGGCCCTGGAAGGCCAATAAATAATTCGGCAGCAGGACCCCGGTCAATGCCTAAATGCACTGTGGTGGCTGAAACCATTTCATCCAAAAATTTTGTTCCTAATACTGGCAATGGACCCCAAAATGGAATGAGACCTGGATCCCAAAATGGCATGAGACCTGGATCCCAAAATGGCATGAGACCTGGATCCCAAAATGGCATGAGACCTGGATCCCAAAATGGCATGAGGCCTGGATCCCAAAATGGAATGAGGCCTGGATCCCAAAATGGAATGAGACCTGGACCGCCACCTGGGCAGAGACCTATGGCACGCCCACCACCAG GACGGGGACTGCCACCAATAACCAGTTCCTACAAGAGAAGAATCGAGGATGATGATGACGAGGAGTACGACTCAGAAATGGAAGACTTTATAGATGATGGAGGAGAATGCCAGGACGAGATTTCTAAGCACATTCGGGAAATATTCGGCTATGACAGGTCAAA ATACAGAGATGAGAGTGACTATGCGCTGAAATACATGGAGTCGTCTTTCCGGGAACAGCAGAAAGAGGAAGCCAGGAG CCTGCGGTTAGGAATCCAGGAAGATCTTGAGGATATAAAACGAGAAGAGGAGGAattaaagagaaaagaaaaacttGCAAAAAAGATGAAAAAGCGATAG
- the SPTY2D1 gene encoding protein SPT2 homolog isoform X4 codes for MDFYKVMKVAAAQSSGDGSTDAGCPSEVAVTSVQKRYSLAVGPPKKDPKVKGVQSAAVRAFLRRKEEEIIQKELEELRKKEDLLAKRKEMKHDKKARAMASRTKDNFHGYNGIPIEEKPKKSKKDLEMDSDLNVRGENEEYLTEEEMYEYSQSESEQEEIEEPAPPPAKKLKPNNIKKPPPPALNFAELLKLAEKKQFEPVELKPVKKNEERLRTAEEIREIEFLQRKNQKAEKPIDKHSKSNGQVLKVHKSSSDKHSSSKERHSEDKKIKSSSLSKSVPPERVKSVSNEAFKRHSDGSHRSEKQISSSSSHSKSSKVSSNGNAKSSSGRDHADRQTSSSSSSSKRDVSINGKHQGSVRPGGSNVSSGKPTGNSSSSSVRPSSAPKPSGSTVSSTARPSGSSGSTRPSGSSGSTRPSGSSGSTRPSGSSGSTRPSGSSGSTRPTGGSISSSTQPPKSSSSSKPHSSSGSVRPSSSSGSVRPSSSSGSSSVKPTSSSGSVKHPLGSSGGSRPSSGGHSSSSSGPARPSSVSGSSRPASGPPSSSAKPKGVPSGKELARPKGGLPLSSRPPAISGPGRPINNSAAGPRSMPKCTVVAETISSKNFVPNTGNGPQNGMRPGSQNGMRPGSQNGMRPGSQNGMRPGSQNGMRPGSQNGMRPGSQNGMRPGPPPGQRPMARPPPGRGLPPITSSYKRRIEDDDDEEYDSEMEDFIDDGGECQDEISKHIREIFGYDRSKYRDESDYALKYMESSFREQQKEEARSLRLGIQEDLEDIKREEEELKRKEKLAKKMKKR; via the exons AAGCGGTACAGCTTGGCTGTGGGCCCCCCGAAGAAAGACCCAAAGGTGAAAGGGGTGCAGTCTGCAGCAGTGCGGGCTTTTCTGAGGCGGAAGGAAGAGGAGATAATCCAGAAAG aACTGGAAGAACTGAGAAAGAAAGAGGATCTTTTGGCTAAACGGAAAGAAATGAAACATGACAAAAAAGCCAGGGCCATGGCATCAAGGACAAAAGACAACTTTCATGGGTATAACGGCATTCCAATAGAAGAGAAacccaaaaaaagcaaaaaggacCTTGAGATGGACAGCGATCTCAATGTACGGGGTGAAAACGAGGAGTACCTAACAGAGGAAGAAATGTACGAATATTCTCAAAGTGAGTCGGAGCAAgaagagattgaggagccagcGCCACCACCAGCAAAAAAACTGAAACCCAACAACATTAAGAAACCTCCGCCACCAGCCTTGAACTTTGCCGAATTGTTGAAACTTGCTGAGAAAAAACAGTTTGAGCCGGTGGAGCTGAaacctgtgaaaaaaaatgagGAAAGGCTAAGGACGGCGGAAGAAATACGAGAAATTGAGTTTTTGCAGCGGAAGAATCAAAAAGCCGAGAAGCCCATTGACAAACACTCAAAAAGCAACGGACAGGTGCTGAAAGTTCATAAAAGCTCTTCAGATAAACATTCCTCTTCTAAAGAACGTCATTCCGaggacaaaaaaatcaaaagctcATCTCTTTCCAAAAGTGTTCCCCCTGAGAGAGTCAAAAGTGTGTCTAATGAAGCGTTTAAAAGGCATTCGGATGGGAGCCACAGATCGGAAAAACAGATCTCCTCCTCCAGTTCTCACAGTAAAAGCTCTAAAGTTTCTTCCAATGGAAATGCCAAATCATCTTCTGGCAGGGATCATGCTGATAGGCAGACTtcatcctcttcatcctcctctaaACGAGATGTAAGCATCAATGGAAAACATCAGGGTAGCGTTCGACCAGGTGGGTCAAACGTAAGTTCTGGGAAACCAACAGGGAATTCTAGTTCTAGCTCTGTAAGGCCTTCTAGTGCACCCAAGCCTTCTGGAAGTACTGTTTCTAGCACTGCCAGGCCGTCTGGGTCTTCTGGCTCCACCAGGCCGTCTGGGTCTTCTGGCTCCACCAGGCCGTCTGGGTCTTCTGGCTCCACCAGGCCGTCTGGGTCTTCTGGCTCCACCAG GCCGTCTGGGTCTTCTGGCTCCACCAGGCCCACTGGAGGTTCAATTTCTTCATCAACCCAGCCACCGAAAAGTTCTAGCTCCTCCAAGCCTCACAGCAGCTCCGGTTCTGTTCGTCCTTCCAGTAGCTCAGGTTCTGTTCGTCCTTCCAGTAGCTCAGGTTCAAGTTCAGTCAAGCCCACCAGCAGTTCTGGGTCCGTTAAACATCCTCTTGGCAGCTCTGGTGGATCACGCCCTAGCAGCGGAGGGCATTCAAGCAGCAGTTCGGGACCTGCTCGTCCTTCCAGTGTTTCTGGATCTAGTAGACCAGCCAGTGGACCTCCCTCATCGAGCGCTAAACCTAAAGGTGTTCCTTCAGGAAAAGAACTGGCGCGCCCCAAGGGTGGCCTACCTTTGAGTTCTCGACCTCCTGCTATTTCTGGCCCTGGAAGGCCAATAAATAATTCGGCAGCAGGACCCCGGTCAATGCCTAAATGCACTGTGGTGGCTGAAACCATTTCATCCAAAAATTTTGTTCCTAATACTGGCAATGGACCCCAAAATGGAATGAGACCTGGATCCCAAAATGGCATGAGACCTGGATCCCAAAATGGCATGAGACCTGGATCCCAAAATGGCATGAGACCTGGATCCCAAAATGGCATGAGGCCTGGATCCCAAAATGGAATGAGGCCTGGATCCCAAAATGGAATGAGACCTGGACCGCCACCTGGGCAGAGACCTATGGCACGCCCACCACCAG GACGGGGACTGCCACCAATAACCAGTTCCTACAAGAGAAGAATCGAGGATGATGATGACGAGGAGTACGACTCAGAAATGGAAGACTTTATAGATGATGGAGGAGAATGCCAGGACGAGATTTCTAAGCACATTCGGGAAATATTCGGCTATGACAGGTCAAA ATACAGAGATGAGAGTGACTATGCGCTGAAATACATGGAGTCGTCTTTCCGGGAACAGCAGAAAGAGGAAGCCAGGAG CCTGCGGTTAGGAATCCAGGAAGATCTTGAGGATATAAAACGAGAAGAGGAGGAattaaagagaaaagaaaaacttGCAAAAAAGATGAAAAAGCGATAG
- the SPTY2D1 gene encoding protein SPT2 homolog isoform X2, producing the protein MRAAGPRTCRRFCDPPPRDGSVRTRDSEFLNKRYSLAVGPPKKDPKVKGVQSAAVRAFLRRKEEEIIQKELEELRKKEDLLAKRKEMKHDKKARAMASRTKDNFHGYNGIPIEEKPKKSKKDLEMDSDLNVRGENEEYLTEEEMYEYSQSESEQEEIEEPAPPPAKKLKPNNIKKPPPPALNFAELLKLAEKKQFEPVELKPVKKNEERLRTAEEIREIEFLQRKNQKAEKPIDKHSKSNGQVLKVHKSSSDKHSSSKERHSEDKKIKSSSLSKSVPPERVKSVSNEAFKRHSDGSHRSEKQISSSSSHSKSSKVSSNGNAKSSSGRDHADRQTSSSSSSSKRDVSINGKHQGSVRPGGSNVSSGKPTGNSSSSSVRPSSAPKPSGSTVSSTARPSGSSGSTRPSGSSGSTRPSGSSGSTRPSGSSGSTRPSGSSGSTGSSGSTRPSGSSGSTRPSGSSGSTRPSGSSGSIRPSGSSGSIRPSGSSGSTGSSGSTRPSGSSGSTRPTGGSISSSTQPPKSSSSSKPHSSSGSVRPSSSSGSVRPSSSSGSSSVKPTSSSGSVKHPLGSSGGSRPSSGGHSSSSSGPARPSSVSGSSRPASGPPSSSAKPKGVPSGKELARPKGGLPLSSRPPAISGPGRPINNSAAGPRSMPKCTVVAETISSKNFVPNTGNGPQNGMRPGSQNGMRPGSQNGMRPGSQNGMRPGSQNGMRPGSQNGMRPGSQNGMRPGPPPGQRPMARPPPGRGLPPITSSYKRRIEDDDDEEYDSEMEDFIDDGGECQDEISKHIREIFGYDRSKYRDESDYALKYMESSFREQQKEEARSLRLGIQEDLEDIKREEEELKRKEKLAKKMKKR; encoded by the exons AAGCGGTACAGCTTGGCTGTGGGCCCCCCGAAGAAAGACCCAAAGGTGAAAGGGGTGCAGTCTGCAGCAGTGCGGGCTTTTCTGAGGCGGAAGGAAGAGGAGATAATCCAGAAAG aACTGGAAGAACTGAGAAAGAAAGAGGATCTTTTGGCTAAACGGAAAGAAATGAAACATGACAAAAAAGCCAGGGCCATGGCATCAAGGACAAAAGACAACTTTCATGGGTATAACGGCATTCCAATAGAAGAGAAacccaaaaaaagcaaaaaggacCTTGAGATGGACAGCGATCTCAATGTACGGGGTGAAAACGAGGAGTACCTAACAGAGGAAGAAATGTACGAATATTCTCAAAGTGAGTCGGAGCAAgaagagattgaggagccagcGCCACCACCAGCAAAAAAACTGAAACCCAACAACATTAAGAAACCTCCGCCACCAGCCTTGAACTTTGCCGAATTGTTGAAACTTGCTGAGAAAAAACAGTTTGAGCCGGTGGAGCTGAaacctgtgaaaaaaaatgagGAAAGGCTAAGGACGGCGGAAGAAATACGAGAAATTGAGTTTTTGCAGCGGAAGAATCAAAAAGCCGAGAAGCCCATTGACAAACACTCAAAAAGCAACGGACAGGTGCTGAAAGTTCATAAAAGCTCTTCAGATAAACATTCCTCTTCTAAAGAACGTCATTCCGaggacaaaaaaatcaaaagctcATCTCTTTCCAAAAGTGTTCCCCCTGAGAGAGTCAAAAGTGTGTCTAATGAAGCGTTTAAAAGGCATTCGGATGGGAGCCACAGATCGGAAAAACAGATCTCCTCCTCCAGTTCTCACAGTAAAAGCTCTAAAGTTTCTTCCAATGGAAATGCCAAATCATCTTCTGGCAGGGATCATGCTGATAGGCAGACTtcatcctcttcatcctcctctaaACGAGATGTAAGCATCAATGGAAAACATCAGGGTAGCGTTCGACCAGGTGGGTCAAACGTAAGTTCTGGGAAACCAACAGGGAATTCTAGTTCTAGCTCTGTAAGGCCTTCTAGTGCACCCAAGCCTTCTGGAAGTACTGTTTCTAGCACTGCCAGGCCGTCTGGGTCTTCTGGCTCCACCAGGCCGTCTGGGTCTTCTGGCTCCACCAGGCCGTCTGGGTCTTCTGGCTCCACCAGGCCGTCTGGGTCTTCTGGCTCCACCAGGCCGTCTGGGTCTTCTGGCTCCACCGGGTCGTCTGGCTCCACCAGGCCGTCTGGGTCGTCTGGCTCCACCAGGCCGTCTGGGTCGTCTGGCTCCACCAGGCCGTCTGGGTCGTCTGGCTCCATCAGGCCGTCTGGGTCGTCTGGCTCCATCAGGCCGTCTGGGTCGTCTGGCTCCACCGGGTCTTCTGGCTCCACCAGGCCGTCTGGGTCTTCTGGCTCCACCAGGCCCACTGGAGGTTCAATTTCTTCATCAACCCAGCCACCGAAAAGTTCTAGCTCCTCCAAGCCTCACAGCAGCTCCGGTTCTGTTCGTCCTTCCAGTAGCTCAGGTTCTGTTCGTCCTTCCAGTAGCTCAGGTTCAAGTTCAGTCAAGCCCACCAGCAGTTCTGGGTCCGTTAAACATCCTCTTGGCAGCTCTGGTGGATCACGCCCTAGCAGCGGAGGGCATTCAAGCAGCAGTTCGGGACCTGCTCGTCCTTCCAGTGTTTCTGGATCTAGTAGACCAGCCAGTGGACCTCCCTCATCGAGCGCTAAACCTAAAGGTGTTCCTTCAGGAAAAGAACTGGCGCGCCCCAAGGGTGGCCTACCTTTGAGTTCTCGACCTCCTGCTATTTCTGGCCCTGGAAGGCCAATAAATAATTCGGCAGCAGGACCCCGGTCAATGCCTAAATGCACTGTGGTGGCTGAAACCATTTCATCCAAAAATTTTGTTCCTAATACTGGCAATGGACCCCAAAATGGAATGAGACCTGGATCCCAAAATGGCATGAGACCTGGATCCCAAAATGGCATGAGACCTGGATCCCAAAATGGCATGAGACCTGGATCCCAAAATGGCATGAGGCCTGGATCCCAAAATGGAATGAGGCCTGGATCCCAAAATGGAATGAGACCTGGACCGCCACCTGGGCAGAGACCTATGGCACGCCCACCACCAG GACGGGGACTGCCACCAATAACCAGTTCCTACAAGAGAAGAATCGAGGATGATGATGACGAGGAGTACGACTCAGAAATGGAAGACTTTATAGATGATGGAGGAGAATGCCAGGACGAGATTTCTAAGCACATTCGGGAAATATTCGGCTATGACAGGTCAAA ATACAGAGATGAGAGTGACTATGCGCTGAAATACATGGAGTCGTCTTTCCGGGAACAGCAGAAAGAGGAAGCCAGGAG CCTGCGGTTAGGAATCCAGGAAGATCTTGAGGATATAAAACGAGAAGAGGAGGAattaaagagaaaagaaaaacttGCAAAAAAGATGAAAAAGCGATAG